In a genomic window of Deltaproteobacteria bacterium:
- the panB gene encoding 3-methyl-2-oxobutanoate hydroxymethyltransferase, whose product MAKPVTIHTLRQKKQRGEKIAMLTAYDATFARLLDESGVDILLVGDSLGMVIQGQPTTLPVTLEESIYHTRAVARGARRAHIVGDMPFLSYQTSIPEALRNAGRMIKEGGAHAVKLEGGAQHAELVSRLVHIGIPVMGHIGLTPQSYHQLGGFKVQGRGAGQADQLVADAHALEDAGAYAVVLEGIPREVAARITAELSIPTIGIGAGPDCDGQVLVIYDLLGMDDSFKPKFVRRYEHFALRIRTAVAAFCEDVRQGAFPNDHESFTLDP is encoded by the coding sequence CGAGAAGATCGCGATGCTCACCGCCTACGACGCGACCTTCGCGCGGCTGCTCGACGAAAGCGGCGTCGACATCCTGCTGGTCGGCGACTCGCTCGGCATGGTCATCCAGGGCCAGCCGACGACCCTGCCGGTGACGCTCGAGGAGTCGATCTACCACACGCGGGCGGTCGCCCGCGGCGCGCGGCGCGCGCACATCGTCGGCGACATGCCGTTTCTGTCGTACCAGACGAGCATCCCCGAAGCGCTGCGCAACGCCGGCCGCATGATCAAGGAAGGCGGCGCGCACGCGGTCAAGCTCGAGGGCGGCGCACAACACGCGGAGCTGGTGTCGCGCCTCGTGCACATCGGCATCCCGGTGATGGGTCACATCGGGCTCACGCCGCAGTCGTACCACCAGCTCGGCGGCTTCAAGGTCCAGGGCCGCGGCGCGGGCCAGGCCGACCAGCTCGTCGCAGACGCGCACGCACTCGAAGACGCGGGCGCCTACGCGGTCGTACTCGAGGGCATTCCGCGCGAGGTCGCGGCGCGAATCACCGCCGAGCTGTCGATCCCGACCATCGGCATCGGCGCCGGCCCGGACTGCGACGGCCAGGTGCTCGTCATCTACGACCTGCTCGGCATGGACGACTCGTTCAAGCCGAAGTTCGTCCGCCGCTACGAGCACTTCGCCCTGCGCATCCGCACCGCGGTCGCCGCCTTCTGCGAGGACGTCCGCCAGGGCGCGTTCCCCAACGACCACGAGTCGTTCACGCTCGATCCGCA